A genomic region of Erythrobacter sp. SCSIO 43205 contains the following coding sequences:
- a CDS encoding valine--tRNA ligase — protein MSLPTTFNPADIEQRWYQHWETTGGFRPERPDAEAFTIVNPPPNVTGSLHIGHALDNTLQDIVIRYERLRGKDSLWVVGTDHAGIATQMVVERQMEAKQDKRTNYSREEFVDKVWEWKAESGGTITTQLRRLGCSMDWSREQFTMDEHFTKAVLKTFVDLYNDGLIYRDKRLVNWDPKLKTAISDLEVEQQTIAGHFWHFKYPLEAGVTLSDGRDYIEVATTRPETMLADMAVAVHPSDERYKSVVGKHVVLPITGRRIPIVADEHADPELGSGAVKITPGHDFNDFEVGKRAGIEPAQMLNMLDGNGDVCQTADGLVPDEFIGLHRFRRDKVDGARELVVERLKESGHLIPHVSKNKKGEEVVSDAEPRQIATPFGDRGGVVIEPWLTDQWYVDAAKLAEKPIEQVRSGEVEIVPKSWEKTFFNWMENIQPWCVSRQLWWGHRIPAWFDADGGVYVAMTEEEAQAQAGEGVALTRDEDVLDTWFSSALWPFATLGWPEDGQPLLEKHFPNSLLISGFDILFFWDARMMMMGNYNMGEAPWPRLYLHGLVRAADGAKMSKSKGNVVDPLGLIDQYGADALRFFMAAMESQGRDIKMDEKRVEGYRNFATKLWNATRFCQSNGIGKSTTVKAPQARLAANQWIIGEVQSVCAEIEAAMTDLRFDAAANAIYQFTWSKFCDWYLELIKPVFADDADPEGLPAKETREVAGWALDQILVMLHPFMPFITEELWHAQGERSYDLITAKWPSPRAEVTKEATDAIDWVIDLTTNVRSAKNELGISPGAKLAAYVPEPSAVASSTIDRSSAAIERLARLTPVIQGEAPDGPAMQVTALGDVFVIPLEGIIDIDAEKARLTKALEASQKEAKSLEGRLSNANFVERAKPEAVEKAKADFAHHQGEVERLTAALERLG, from the coding sequence ATGAGCCTACCAACAACCTTCAACCCAGCGGACATTGAGCAGCGCTGGTACCAGCATTGGGAAACGACCGGCGGTTTCCGCCCTGAACGTCCCGACGCCGAAGCCTTTACCATTGTGAACCCGCCGCCAAACGTCACTGGCTCGCTTCACATTGGTCACGCGCTGGACAACACGCTGCAAGACATCGTGATCCGTTATGAGCGGCTACGCGGCAAAGACTCTTTATGGGTGGTGGGCACCGACCACGCAGGGATTGCCACGCAGATGGTGGTCGAGCGGCAGATGGAAGCGAAACAGGACAAGCGCACCAATTACAGCCGCGAAGAATTCGTCGATAAGGTGTGGGAATGGAAAGCGGAAAGCGGCGGGACCATCACCACGCAATTGCGCCGCCTTGGCTGTTCGATGGACTGGTCGCGCGAACAATTCACGATGGACGAGCACTTTACGAAAGCAGTGCTCAAGACCTTTGTCGATCTTTACAACGATGGCCTGATTTATCGCGACAAGCGGCTGGTAAACTGGGACCCCAAGCTCAAGACAGCGATCAGCGACCTTGAGGTGGAGCAGCAGACAATTGCGGGCCACTTCTGGCACTTTAAGTACCCCTTAGAGGCCGGTGTGACCCTTTCAGACGGGCGCGATTATATCGAGGTTGCGACCACGCGCCCTGAGACGATGCTCGCCGATATGGCCGTGGCGGTACACCCATCGGACGAACGGTATAAAAGCGTCGTTGGCAAGCACGTTGTGCTCCCAATCACGGGTCGCCGCATTCCCATCGTCGCGGATGAACACGCTGATCCAGAGCTTGGTTCGGGCGCGGTGAAAATCACGCCGGGGCATGACTTTAACGACTTTGAAGTGGGCAAGCGCGCCGGTATCGAGCCTGCGCAAATGCTCAATATGCTCGATGGGAATGGCGATGTTTGCCAGACGGCTGACGGGCTCGTGCCGGATGAATTTATCGGCCTCCATCGCTTCCGCCGCGACAAGGTGGACGGCGCGCGCGAGCTTGTGGTTGAGCGCCTTAAAGAGAGCGGCCACCTCATTCCGCACGTTTCCAAGAACAAAAAGGGCGAGGAAGTCGTCTCCGACGCGGAACCGCGCCAGATCGCAACGCCTTTCGGCGACCGCGGCGGTGTGGTGATCGAGCCTTGGCTGACCGATCAATGGTATGTCGATGCCGCGAAACTGGCGGAAAAGCCCATTGAGCAGGTGCGTTCGGGCGAAGTCGAAATCGTGCCCAAAAGCTGGGAAAAAACATTCTTCAACTGGATGGAGAACATCCAGCCATGGTGTGTTTCGCGACAGCTTTGGTGGGGGCACCGTATCCCGGCTTGGTTCGACGCAGACGGCGGCGTTTATGTCGCCATGACCGAGGAAGAAGCGCAAGCCCAAGCCGGCGAAGGCGTTGCCCTCACCCGCGATGAAGACGTGCTCGACACATGGTTCTCTTCCGCGCTGTGGCCGTTTGCCACGCTCGGGTGGCCAGAGGACGGCCAGCCGCTGCTCGAAAAGCACTTCCCGAACTCTCTCCTCATCTCCGGCTTCGACATCCTGTTCTTCTGGGATGCGCGGATGATGATGATGGGGAATTACAATATGGGTGAGGCCCCGTGGCCGCGCCTGTATCTCCACGGCCTTGTGCGCGCTGCCGACGGCGCGAAGATGTCCAAATCCAAGGGCAATGTTGTCGATCCGCTGGGCCTTATCGATCAATATGGCGCCGATGCGCTGCGGTTCTTCATGGCAGCGATGGAAAGCCAGGGCCGCGACATCAAAATGGACGAAAAGCGGGTCGAAGGATACCGCAACTTTGCAACAAAGCTTTGGAACGCAACGCGTTTTTGCCAATCGAACGGCATCGGCAAATCAACCACGGTGAAGGCTCCGCAAGCACGCCTTGCCGCCAACCAATGGATTATCGGCGAAGTGCAATCGGTGTGCGCCGAAATTGAAGCCGCGATGACAGACCTGCGCTTCGATGCGGCAGCCAATGCGATTTATCAATTCACATGGTCGAAGTTCTGCGACTGGTATCTTGAACTGATTAAGCCAGTGTTTGCCGACGATGCGGACCCCGAAGGCTTGCCTGCGAAAGAAACACGCGAGGTTGCCGGATGGGCGCTTGATCAGATTCTCGTCATGCTGCACCCGTTCATGCCCTTCATCACCGAAGAGCTATGGCACGCGCAAGGTGAGCGGTCCTACGACCTTATCACCGCAAAGTGGCCTTCCCCGCGCGCCGAGGTCACAAAAGAAGCAACCGATGCGATCGATTGGGTGATCGATCTCACCACCAATGTTCGCTCGGCCAAGAACGAGCTCGGCATTTCACCGGGCGCAAAACTTGCCGCCTATGTGCCCGAACCCTCCGCCGTCGCATCGAGCACTATCGACCGCTCAAGCGCGGCAATCGAACGCCTCGCGCGGCTCACCCCGGTGATCCAGGGCGAGGCACCCGATGGTCCAGCCATGCAGGTGACGGCGCTTGGCGATGTGTTTGTGATCCCGCTTGAAGGCATCATCGACATTGATGCTGAAAAAGCGCGCCTGACCAAAGCTCTCGAAGCGTCGCAGAAGGAAGCAAAGTCGCTCGAAGGCAGGCTTTCCAATGCTAATTTCGTCGAACGCGCCAAGCCCGAAGCGGTGGAGAAAGCCAAGGCCGATTTCGCCCACCATCAGGGCGAGGTTGAGCGATTGACTGCAGCGTTGGAGCGGCTCGGCTAA
- a CDS encoding zinc-dependent peptidase: MSPWLILLVPLLIVALLVYRHMAKRKRRAALLATPLTPQQRHIVEQLVPLVTRLPNTLRAAHEGKINLFLDQVTFRGKNGVEVTEAMRLSIAAQACLLIVNSPQWYDTIRNVLLYPAVFDTGRGRHDGTLVHEHRHGTLGESWQRGPVVLSWNDALHGGLRADDGENVVIHEFAHQLDSLTGHTNGIPILRKGQAYAKWEQAMLDAYHAHVAKVEAGEPALIDPYGATNHEEFFAEGIVTFFEKPQALKAHEPALYAEFSKLLALNPAEWN, translated from the coding sequence ATGTCGCCTTGGCTCATCCTGCTCGTCCCGCTGCTGATCGTAGCGCTGCTCGTCTATCGCCATATGGCCAAACGCAAGCGGCGCGCAGCCTTGCTCGCCACCCCGTTGACGCCTCAGCAGCGCCATATCGTCGAGCAGCTCGTGCCCCTCGTCACGCGCCTCCCCAATACCTTGCGCGCAGCCCATGAGGGCAAGATCAACCTGTTCCTTGATCAAGTCACTTTCCGGGGCAAAAACGGGGTCGAAGTGACGGAGGCCATGCGTCTTTCCATCGCAGCGCAGGCTTGCCTTCTTATCGTCAACAGCCCGCAGTGGTACGATACGATCCGCAATGTCCTGCTCTACCCCGCCGTGTTCGATACCGGGCGCGGGCGGCATGATGGAACCCTCGTCCACGAGCATCGTCACGGAACGCTTGGCGAAAGCTGGCAAAGGGGACCCGTGGTGCTCTCATGGAATGATGCGCTTCACGGCGGCCTTCGCGCAGACGATGGCGAGAACGTCGTCATCCACGAATTCGCCCACCAATTGGACAGCCTGACGGGACACACCAACGGCATTCCCATCCTTCGCAAAGGCCAGGCCTATGCCAAGTGGGAACAGGCGATGCTGGATGCTTACCATGCCCATGTCGCAAAGGTTGAGGCGGGCGAACCCGCCTTGATCGACCCATATGGCGCAACAAACCACGAAGAATTCTTCGCAGAAGGGATCGTCACCTTCTTCGAAAAGCCCCAAGCGCTAAAAGCGCATGAACCCGCGCTCTACGCCGAATTTTCAAAGCTTCTCGCGCTCAATCCGGCAGAATGGAACTGA
- a CDS encoding TIGR02186 family protein, translating to MARARSLLPAFAALLMAPFLMGQAEPILIPEVSQSRIEVRQGFTGADLLLYGAVIDPRGANSGREFDIAVVLKGPAEPIRLREKERIAGVWMNAGANDFRSAPSFFAIASSRPIEEIVDPLTAAIYELGTEFIQLSPTGQIEPEEQARFSKGLVEMRERLGLYKQNPQGVRISEGVLYQARIALPSNVTTGQYTAETFAIADGRVLASATAEIEVVKVGLEGSVVYASQEWSLFYGLGAIALSLGMGWIAGQAFSKL from the coding sequence ATGGCTCGCGCCCGCTCTTTGCTACCCGCATTCGCCGCGCTGTTGATGGCACCGTTCCTGATGGGACAAGCAGAGCCTATTCTCATACCCGAAGTCAGCCAGTCGCGCATCGAAGTGCGTCAGGGTTTTACCGGTGCAGACTTGCTTTTGTACGGCGCGGTTATCGACCCACGGGGCGCAAACAGCGGGCGCGAATTCGACATTGCGGTCGTATTGAAGGGGCCGGCTGAGCCCATCCGGCTGCGCGAAAAGGAACGTATCGCGGGGGTCTGGATGAACGCAGGCGCCAACGATTTCCGCTCAGCGCCATCTTTCTTCGCCATCGCATCATCGCGCCCCATCGAGGAGATCGTCGATCCGCTCACGGCGGCAATTTATGAGCTGGGCACAGAATTCATACAGCTTAGTCCCACGGGACAGATTGAACCCGAAGAGCAGGCGCGTTTCTCAAAGGGGCTTGTCGAAATGCGCGAGCGGCTCGGCCTTTACAAGCAAAACCCGCAAGGCGTGCGCATCAGCGAGGGCGTGCTTTATCAAGCCCGTATCGCCCTGCCGTCCAATGTCACCACCGGGCAGTACACTGCCGAAACCTTCGCGATTGCCGATGGCCGCGTGCTGGCAAGTGCGACCGCCGAGATCGAAGTGGTGAAGGTGGGACTTGAGGGCAGTGTGGTTTATGCTTCGCAGGAATGGTCGCTTTTCTACGGGCTTGGCGCGATTGCCTTGTCGCTTGGTATGGGCTGGATTGCGGGACAGGCGTTCTCCAAGCTCTAG
- a CDS encoding sulfite exporter TauE/SafE family protein, whose amino-acid sequence MDVYLPIANLSVNGLFIVFLGVGTGILSGLFGVGGGFLTTPLLIFYGIPPTVAAASAATQVTGASVSGVIAHGRRKGVDYRMGSVMVAGGVIGALFGAALFRLLQALGQIDVVINILYVVMLGSIGTLMMREAFEAISATKGQKDASPRKRRHHPLVAGLPFRTRFYASGLYISPLAPLLLGVIVGVLTMLMGVGGGFILVPAMLYILGMSGNVVVGTSLFQILFVTMVTTMTHALTTKAVDIILAGLLLLGSVMGAQFGTQIAMKARPEILRFVLAAIVILVALRMLYGLGVQPDEIYTVSPL is encoded by the coding sequence ATGGATGTCTACCTTCCCATCGCGAATCTCTCAGTGAACGGCCTGTTCATTGTGTTTCTTGGCGTGGGGACGGGTATTTTGTCGGGGCTGTTCGGTGTTGGCGGCGGATTTTTGACGACGCCCTTGCTGATTTTCTACGGTATCCCGCCCACGGTTGCCGCAGCCTCAGCCGCAACGCAGGTTACCGGTGCCAGCGTTTCCGGCGTCATCGCACATGGAAGGCGCAAAGGTGTCGATTATCGCATGGGGAGTGTGATGGTTGCTGGCGGCGTGATCGGCGCTTTGTTCGGCGCCGCGCTCTTCCGCCTTCTCCAGGCTTTGGGTCAAATCGATGTGGTCATCAACATTCTCTATGTCGTGATGCTGGGCTCTATCGGCACGCTTATGATGCGAGAGGCGTTTGAGGCAATATCGGCGACAAAGGGACAAAAGGATGCAAGCCCGCGCAAAAGACGGCATCACCCGCTGGTGGCTGGCCTACCATTTCGCACAAGGTTTTATGCCTCAGGGCTTTATATCTCTCCTCTCGCGCCCCTTTTGCTTGGGGTGATCGTGGGGGTTTTGACTATGCTTATGGGCGTTGGCGGCGGCTTTATCTTAGTGCCAGCCATGCTTTACATCCTGGGGATGAGCGGCAATGTGGTAGTGGGCACATCCCTCTTCCAGATACTGTTCGTGACAATGGTGACCACCATGACTCACGCTCTTACCACCAAAGCGGTTGATATTATTCTGGCGGGACTTTTGCTGCTCGGCTCGGTGATGGGTGCCCAATTTGGGACGCAAATCGCGATGAAGGCAAGGCCTGAAATCTTGCGTTTTGTGCTTGCTGCGATTGTGATCCTTGTTGCCTTGCGGATGCTGTACGGCCTAGGGGTCCAGCCCGATGAAATTTACACGGTGAGCCCGCTGTGA
- a CDS encoding ABC transporter permease, with product MLGDLSYTFEDAAEGEGAGASKLVLEGQLLVSTVGPFEAEIGDNCPDISAIDISRVDEIDTIGAWVISRLARQHDCQITGANDKAKYLLEAVADTVCDDALTAEEVPVWERVPLLLGGKVYQARSGFFGVVSFLGAIIVGFGSLIRRPSRIPIRAVVRQMEMVGVSALPIIGLMSFLIGIVIAQQGAVQLEQFGAEALTVNLVGRITLRELGVLMTAIMVAGRSGSAFAAQIGTMRLTEEVDAMRTIGISPIERLVIPRIIACTFMMVILGFYSSIVGIIGGAVIGQFALGIPFFNFLERIQEVVPLHDVWVGLVKAPVFGLIVALAGCYHGMQVKGNSEEVGVRTTMAVVSAIFAVIVLDAFFAVFFTEVGWG from the coding sequence ATGTTAGGGGATCTCAGCTACACCTTTGAAGACGCTGCCGAAGGAGAGGGCGCGGGCGCTTCCAAGCTTGTATTGGAAGGGCAATTGCTGGTGTCGACTGTCGGCCCGTTTGAGGCCGAAATCGGCGACAACTGCCCAGATATTTCCGCAATTGATATTTCCAGAGTCGATGAGATCGACACGATTGGCGCATGGGTCATTTCGCGGCTTGCCAGACAGCATGACTGCCAAATCACCGGGGCAAACGATAAGGCAAAATATCTGCTGGAAGCGGTGGCGGACACGGTTTGTGATGATGCGCTGACAGCAGAGGAAGTGCCCGTGTGGGAGCGCGTGCCGCTCTTGCTTGGCGGCAAAGTCTATCAGGCGCGCAGCGGATTTTTCGGGGTGGTGAGCTTTTTGGGCGCGATTATCGTCGGATTTGGCAGTCTCATCCGCCGCCCCTCGCGCATTCCCATTCGCGCCGTGGTGCGCCAAATGGAAATGGTGGGCGTCTCTGCCCTTCCGATCATCGGATTGATGAGCTTCCTCATCGGCATCGTTATCGCGCAGCAGGGCGCGGTGCAGCTTGAACAATTTGGCGCAGAGGCGCTGACGGTGAACCTTGTGGGCCGGATCACCTTGCGTGAACTGGGTGTGCTTATGACCGCGATCATGGTGGCGGGCCGTTCGGGCAGCGCCTTTGCCGCGCAAATCGGGACGATGCGTCTGACCGAAGAAGTGGATGCAATGCGCACCATCGGTATCTCGCCCATCGAACGGCTGGTGATCCCGCGCATCATCGCCTGCACTTTTATGATGGTCATTCTCGGCTTTTACTCAAGCATCGTCGGTATCATCGGCGGCGCAGTCATCGGCCAATTCGCGCTCGGCATTCCGTTCTTCAACTTCCTTGAACGTATTCAGGAGGTTGTGCCTCTGCACGATGTTTGGGTCGGTCTTGTGAAAGCGCCCGTTTTCGGCCTCATCGTTGCGCTGGCTGGCTGTTATCACGGGATGCAGGTCAAAGGAAATTCAGAAGAGGTTGGCGTTCGAACAACCATGGCAGTTGTCTCGGCGATCTTTGCCGTCATCGTGCTTGATGCGTTTTTCGCGGTGTTCTTTACCGAAGTGGGCTGGGGCTAG
- a CDS encoding TIR domain-containing protein: protein MDIFISYSRRDRERVNFMAKALEAEGYSVWWDRDLRAGEEFDNVIDKHIKQSKAIVVVWSNTSIKSNWVKEEAEDGVIDNKLVPVLIDDVVIPRGFRRIQAAELQDSSADPTKSKNWRVFLESIRTIAGEGEGTEAGAAQMAQFGLATEDQGAGLPETANTADTPFWKRPIGMVAAALALLIVGMLALQLTGFGGGSSNGRLAGVPEDKAIVLGIYPNESFGIQQSNGLKASLEGFPQLMVQDLDAPLDAMKTREAPDVIENLRAFLEERNVVAVIGPSITEFTPQVLDVIEESGKRPAIILTTAGSRADLGWKDSDLPIFRVGSGVDERASQFKVLAERAIAQGIDITFMLETVEGGGDDTKTYGELFFNRITEELGEDTLNGWQEDGRVEVREYERGSINDAFATPEGQAILGETRLIVIMGLSNDFKDLARGQFGADKPQRKAMLASWNNSHHTYALNELSPLQTDRLIDITDVFAAASYSGEQPEEIAQFESLFGPISPRWRLEAVAFDSGVIVKQAAAEIEGEITADALVATLRSRSFNGVTGRIFFNSTGQNTGDAGGLQRFYNVSYDPANNGWREVNNLASLKR, encoded by the coding sequence TTGGATATTTTCATTTCATATTCACGGCGGGACCGTGAACGCGTCAACTTCATGGCCAAGGCTCTGGAAGCGGAAGGGTATTCGGTCTGGTGGGACCGCGATCTTCGCGCTGGTGAAGAGTTCGACAATGTCATCGACAAACACATCAAGCAGTCGAAAGCGATTGTGGTGGTGTGGTCCAACACCTCGATCAAAAGCAATTGGGTGAAGGAAGAGGCCGAGGACGGCGTCATCGACAACAAGCTTGTGCCCGTGCTGATCGATGATGTGGTGATCCCGCGGGGCTTTCGCCGGATTCAGGCCGCCGAATTGCAGGATTCAAGCGCTGATCCAACCAAAAGCAAGAACTGGCGCGTCTTCCTTGAAAGCATCCGCACGATTGCGGGCGAAGGGGAAGGAACCGAGGCAGGTGCGGCGCAAATGGCACAGTTCGGCCTTGCGACCGAAGATCAGGGCGCAGGCTTGCCCGAAACCGCAAACACCGCTGACACCCCGTTCTGGAAACGCCCCATCGGCATGGTTGCCGCAGCGCTCGCACTGCTCATCGTCGGGATGCTCGCACTGCAATTGACTGGCTTTGGCGGGGGAAGCAGCAACGGGCGTCTTGCCGGCGTTCCCGAAGACAAGGCGATCGTCCTTGGCATCTATCCCAATGAAAGTTTCGGTATTCAGCAAAGCAACGGCCTGAAGGCATCGCTCGAAGGGTTTCCTCAATTGATGGTGCAGGATCTTGATGCGCCATTGGATGCGATGAAAACGCGCGAGGCGCCAGATGTCATCGAAAATTTGCGCGCCTTCCTTGAAGAGCGCAATGTGGTCGCCGTGATCGGCCCCTCGATCACCGAGTTCACGCCGCAAGTGCTCGACGTGATCGAGGAAAGCGGCAAACGTCCGGCTATTATCCTGACCACGGCGGGCAGCCGCGCTGACCTTGGCTGGAAAGACAGCGATCTGCCGATTTTCCGTGTGGGTTCGGGCGTGGATGAACGCGCAAGCCAGTTCAAAGTGCTGGCAGAGCGCGCGATTGCGCAAGGGATCGACATCACCTTCATGCTCGAAACCGTTGAAGGCGGCGGGGATGATACGAAAACCTATGGCGAGCTGTTCTTCAACCGCATCACCGAAGAATTGGGCGAGGATACGCTCAACGGTTGGCAGGAAGACGGGCGCGTTGAAGTGCGCGAATATGAGCGCGGCTCGATCAATGATGCTTTCGCAACGCCAGAGGGCCAGGCGATCCTTGGTGAGACGCGATTGATCGTCATCATGGGCCTCAGCAATGACTTCAAAGATCTGGCCCGCGGACAATTCGGCGCTGACAAACCGCAACGCAAAGCCATGCTGGCAAGCTGGAACAACAGCCACCACACCTATGCGTTGAATGAGCTGTCACCGCTGCAAACAGACCGTTTGATCGACATCACCGACGTGTTCGCTGCTGCGAGCTATTCCGGCGAGCAACCTGAAGAAATCGCCCAGTTTGAAAGCCTGTTCGGGCCGATTTCACCGCGCTGGCGGCTTGAGGCGGTGGCGTTTGATTCGGGCGTGATCGTCAAGCAAGCGGCTGCCGAAATCGAGGGTGAGATTACAGCAGACGCGCTGGTCGCAACGCTTCGCTCGCGCAGTTTTAATGGCGTCACAGGCCGCATCTTCTTTAACTCGACCGGCCAGAACACAGGCGATGCCGGCGGACTGCAACGGTTCTATAACGTCAGCTACGATCCCGCCAACAATGGCTGGCGAGAGGTGAATAATCTGGCGTCGCTCAAGCGCTAA
- a CDS encoding 7-carboxy-7-deazaguanine synthase QueE translates to MADLVLATDDDGAPEIFASLQGEGPSAGMPVAFIRLSRCNLACTWCDTAYTWRFEGDNRPHRDEITYDRAVNQVKVSPEKAAAKIAALGQKRLVITGGEPLMQCGPLADMLAILDTIEVEIETNGTTRPSAHIDIRVDQYNVSPKLSHSGNAADLALIPERLDFYASDPRAFFKFVVAKPEDVDEVDALQREYRIPKDRLFLMAEGTDSNTLRERQVWLSPLCLKKGYRMSDRMHIHLYGDERGT, encoded by the coding sequence ATGGCTGATCTTGTTCTTGCAACCGACGATGATGGCGCACCCGAAATTTTTGCATCCCTGCAGGGCGAAGGGCCAAGCGCCGGTATGCCGGTTGCCTTTATCCGCCTGTCACGCTGCAACCTTGCCTGTACGTGGTGCGACACCGCCTACACCTGGCGGTTCGAGGGCGATAACCGTCCCCATCGCGATGAAATCACCTATGACCGCGCTGTCAATCAGGTGAAGGTGTCCCCCGAAAAAGCCGCCGCGAAGATCGCCGCGCTCGGACAAAAGCGTTTGGTTATTACAGGGGGTGAGCCGCTTATGCAGTGCGGGCCATTGGCCGACATGCTCGCCATTCTCGACACGATCGAGGTCGAGATCGAAACCAACGGCACCACCCGCCCCTCGGCCCACATCGACATCCGGGTCGATCAATACAATGTCAGCCCCAAGCTTTCCCATTCGGGTAACGCGGCTGATCTGGCGCTTATCCCTGAGCGACTCGACTTTTACGCAAGCGACCCGCGCGCCTTCTTCAAATTTGTCGTGGCAAAACCTGAAGATGTGGATGAAGTGGACGCCCTGCAACGCGAATATCGCATCCCCAAGGACCGCCTGTTCCTGATGGCAGAAGGTACTGATTCCAATACCTTAAGAGAGCGGCAGGTGTGGCTGTCCCCGCTGTGTCTCAAAAAGGGATACCGTATGTCAGACCGGATGCACATCCATCTTTACGGCGATGAACGAGGCACCTAA
- a CDS encoding ATP-binding protein, protein MNAIANQGFETQGKAANENARLPIGVVLEISGAGSQIALDLQRLNECMEDPDRSVALAGQVGSQIKIRVGDAWLLANVRDQRKDRRAENGIVAHIDFLGEGAEEKLTGRIHGFKRGVTRYPVPGAMVYPATTKDLEQIYASDGRANITIGTVFPTKDIRAGLYIDAMLGKHFALLGSTGTGKSTSAALILHRICEHAPEGHIVMIDPHGEYSAAFRQTGKILDVSNLQMPYWLMNFEEHCEVLLTSDGNERQVDMDILAKCLLHARSKNRLAETMGKITVDSPIPYLLSDLSTKLQDEMGKLDKATSSAPYMRIKGKLEELKADPRYQFMFSGMLVGDTMTDFISKVFRMPGEGKPISIIDVSGVPSDITSTVVAVLSRLVFDFAIWGREENTRPILLVCEEAHRYVPNEKNSDGSSVGSILSRIAKEGRKYGISLGLITQRPSDLAEGVLSQCGTIISMRLNNDRDQAFVRSAMPEGSRGFLDSIPALRNRECIICGEGVAIPIRVNFDNLEEHKRPASEDPSFSELWNRGGGEEEIVERVVLRWRSQG, encoded by the coding sequence ATGAATGCGATTGCTAATCAGGGTTTTGAGACGCAGGGAAAAGCTGCCAACGAAAATGCACGATTGCCCATCGGCGTCGTCCTTGAGATTTCGGGCGCCGGTTCGCAAATCGCGCTCGACCTGCAACGTCTGAATGAGTGCATGGAAGACCCCGACCGCTCGGTCGCTCTGGCGGGACAAGTCGGCAGTCAGATCAAGATCCGTGTTGGCGATGCCTGGCTGCTTGCAAACGTGCGCGACCAACGCAAGGATCGCCGCGCGGAAAACGGCATTGTTGCTCATATCGACTTTCTTGGCGAGGGCGCTGAAGAAAAGCTCACCGGCCGAATTCACGGTTTCAAGCGCGGCGTGACGCGGTATCCTGTTCCAGGCGCGATGGTTTATCCTGCAACCACCAAAGACCTTGAACAAATCTACGCCTCCGACGGGCGCGCAAACATCACCATCGGCACTGTATTCCCGACCAAGGACATTCGCGCTGGCCTTTATATCGATGCGATGCTGGGCAAGCACTTTGCGCTGCTTGGTTCGACCGGCACCGGTAAATCCACCAGCGCTGCGCTCATCCTCCACCGTATTTGCGAGCACGCGCCGGAGGGTCACATCGTGATGATCGATCCGCACGGCGAATATTCCGCAGCCTTCCGTCAGACTGGCAAGATCCTCGACGTATCGAACCTGCAAATGCCGTACTGGCTGATGAATTTTGAAGAGCATTGCGAAGTGCTCCTCACCAGTGACGGCAATGAACGCCAGGTCGATATGGATATTCTCGCCAAGTGTTTGCTGCACGCCCGCTCCAAGAATCGCTTGGCTGAGACGATGGGCAAGATCACCGTGGATTCGCCTATCCCCTATCTCCTCTCCGACCTCTCGACCAAGCTTCAGGACGAGATGGGTAAGCTCGACAAGGCGACCTCGTCAGCGCCTTATATGCGCATCAAAGGCAAGCTTGAGGAACTCAAAGCCGACCCGCGATACCAGTTCATGTTCTCAGGAATGCTGGTGGGCGATACGATGACCGACTTCATCTCCAAAGTGTTCCGTATGCCGGGCGAGGGCAAGCCGATTTCGATCATCGACGTCTCTGGCGTTCCCTCCGATATTACCTCCACTGTTGTCGCCGTTCTGTCGCGCCTCGTGTTCGACTTTGCGATCTGGGGCCGGGAAGAGAACACGCGTCCCATCCTCCTCGTTTGCGAAGAGGCCCACCGCTACGTCCCGAACGAGAAGAACTCCGATGGCTCCTCGGTTGGCTCCATTCTCAGCCGGATCGCCAAGGAAGGCCGGAAATACGGTATCAGCCTCGGCCTCATCACCCAACGTCCGTCGGACCTTGCCGAAGGCGTGCTTTCCCAGTGCGGCACAATCATCTCGATGCGTCTCAACAACGACCGCGACCAGGCTTTTGTGCGCTCTGCCATGCCAGAAGGCTCGCGCGGCTTCCTCGATTCGATTCCTGCTCTGCGCAACCGTGAGTGCATTATCTGCGGCGAGGGCGTCGCCATCCCGATCCGCGTCAACTTCGACAATCTCGAAGAGCACAAGCGCCCTGCCTCCGAAGACCCCAGCTTCTCAGAACTGTGGAACCGGGGCGGAGGCGAGGAAGAAATCGTCGAGCGCGTGGTCCTTCGCTGGCGCAGCCAGGGCTAG